Part of the Geoalkalibacter ferrihydriticus DSM 17813 genome is shown below.
CCCCACACAATGAGTATGCCGCCGATCAGCGGCCCGCTGCGGTCGTTGCCGAATTTAAACAGATGGTCCAGGCTTTGCACCAGGCCGGCATCGAGGTGATTCTCGACGTGGTCTACAACCACACCGGCGAAGGCAACCACATGGGGCCGATGCTCTGCTTCAAGGGCATCGACAACGCCTATTACTATCGCACGGTTGAAGACGACAAACGCTACTACATGGACTACACGGGCACCGGCAACAGCCTGCACATGCGCAATCCCCACGTCCTTCAGCTGCTTATGGATTCCCTGCGCTACTGGGTGCTGGAGATGCATGTCGACGGCTTTCGCTTTGATCTGGCTTCGACCCTGGCGCGCGAGTTGCACGACGTCGATCGCCTTTCTGTATTTTTCAATCTCATCCAGCAGGATCCCGTGATCAGCCAGGTCAAGCTCATTGCCGAGCCCTGGGATGTCGGCGAAGGGGGCTATCAGGTGGGAAACTTTCCACCGGTGTGGGCCGAATGGAACGGCAAGTACCGCGACTGCGTGCGCGACTTCTGGCCCGGTCGCGACGAAACCCTGGGCGAGTTTGCCGCCCGCTTTACCGGCAGCTCCGATCTCTACGAAAATACCAGTCGCCTGCCTTTTGCCAGTATCAACTTCATCACTGCCCACGATGGGTTCACCCTCAATGACCTGGTCTCCTACGATCACAAGCATAACGAGGCCAACGGCGAGGACAACCGCGATGGCTCCGATCACGACGGCTCATGGAACTGCGGCGTCGAAGGCCCCACCGAGGATGGGGAGATCCTCGCGCTGCGCGCTCGGCAGCAACGCAACTTCCTGACGACCCTGCTGCTCTCCCAAGGGGTTCCGATGCTGCTCGGCGGCGATGAAATCGGCCGCACTCAGCAAGGTAACAACAACGCCTACTGCCAGGACAACGAAACTTCCTGGTTCGACTGGGACAATGCCGACGGGGAACTTCTCGACTTCACGCGTCGGCTCATCCGGTATTTTCATGATCATCCGGTTTTTCGTCGCCGTCGCTGGTTTCAGGGGCGCGAAATTCATGGACCTGAAATTACCGATATCGCCTGGTTTACCTTTGACGGGCAGCAGATGGAGGAAGATCACTGGGGCGAGTGGTTTGCCAAATCCCTCGGCGTCTATCTCAACGGCAAAGCCATTCCCAACCCCAACCCCAAGGGTGAGCCGGTTACCGATGACAGCTTTTATATTATCTTCAACGCTCACTATGAGCCTTTGACCTTCACATTGCCCGATGTCTCCTGGGGTGAACGCTGGGTTATGGAACTCGATACGGCGCAAGGTTGGGTCGATGAGGCGCAATCCATAGAGGCTGGAGAGCAGGTCGAAGCCGAGGCTCGCTCACTTGTGGTCTTGCGCCAGGAGTGAAATCCGTGACCTCCGAAAAGAACAAACCGGGTCAGACATCCAAGGCAAGAGACATCTTGGACCCCGGTCGAAATTGCCTGAAAACGGCACGTGCCTCGCGCGTCGCTTTTCTGATCGACGGAGCCGATTATTTTTCCGCCTTTCGCGCGGCGGCGA
Proteins encoded:
- the glgX gene encoding glycogen debranching protein GlgX, with protein sequence MKVWPGNPYPLGATYDGAGTNFSLFSEIAERVELCLFDHGDRETRIEMQEVTGYCWHAYLPGVEPGQRYGFRVHGPWKPEEGHRCNPAKLLLDPYAKAIEGQIEWDEAVFPYRFDDGPESLSESDSAPFVPRSVVHQPHFDWSGDRRLQRPWHETIIYETHVKGFTARHPDIPEDLRGTYAGLAHPAAINYLRDLGVTAIELLPVHQFIHDKHLVDKGLRNYWGYNSIGYFAPHNEYAADQRPAAVVAEFKQMVQALHQAGIEVILDVVYNHTGEGNHMGPMLCFKGIDNAYYYRTVEDDKRYYMDYTGTGNSLHMRNPHVLQLLMDSLRYWVLEMHVDGFRFDLASTLARELHDVDRLSVFFNLIQQDPVISQVKLIAEPWDVGEGGYQVGNFPPVWAEWNGKYRDCVRDFWPGRDETLGEFAARFTGSSDLYENTSRLPFASINFITAHDGFTLNDLVSYDHKHNEANGEDNRDGSDHDGSWNCGVEGPTEDGEILALRARQQRNFLTTLLLSQGVPMLLGGDEIGRTQQGNNNAYCQDNETSWFDWDNADGELLDFTRRLIRYFHDHPVFRRRRWFQGREIHGPEITDIAWFTFDGQQMEEDHWGEWFAKSLGVYLNGKAIPNPNPKGEPVTDDSFYIIFNAHYEPLTFTLPDVSWGERWVMELDTAQGWVDEAQSIEAGEQVEAEARSLVVLRQE